The Vespula vulgaris chromosome 10, iyVesVulg1.1, whole genome shotgun sequence nucleotide sequence TTAATAGTGCCGTCAGTGGCAGTTGGTAATGTCGCTCAATTAACTGTCGATCTATTAGTTGCGAGTCTTAACCTTCAAAGAATTGGGCAAATCATAACTTCTGCTTTTATACCCATAGTTGGGTTGGATCCTTATATCGAAACATCTGAATACTTAAGCACTGCAGTTGATATATATGCAGgagttgaaaataaaatacttgttATACAAATTCGTTCACCATTTATCAAATCATTAAATagtttttatgataatttatcTCAATTTATtacaacgaataaaatatctaaggtatacttttatacatattataaacatataaataacataacactttttacttctttttattctaggTAGTAATCCTGACAAGTAGTTACGCTTATGAGAAAACAGATACTGAATTAAATGTTACAGAATTGAGATACATTGCATCTGCCAATATATTATCTGATAATAAACAAGTTTTCGATAATTTAAAATGGCTCCAATATGAATCAAAACATATATCTTATTCaaacaacaaacaaataaCACAAATTCCAGGAGGAGGCTTTGCaatcaatttatttgatttccttacaaataataatataccatgtataattttatttaaattttgttctGAAGGAGATAATATTCCTGAtgcattaaatttaataaattacttaaATCAATGGatgaatttaataca carries:
- the LOC127067346 gene encoding proteasome assembly chaperone 2, coding for MIKLTKIFNLEDFTLIVPSVAVGNVAQLTVDLLVASLNLQRIGQIITSAFIPIVGLDPYIETSEYLSTAVDIYAGVENKILVIQIRSPFIKSLNSFYDNLSQFITTNKISKVVILTSSYAYEKTDTELNVTELRYIASANILSDNKQVFDNLKWLQYESKHISYSNNKQITQIPGGGFAINLFDFLTNNNIPCIILFKFCSEGDNIPDALNLINYLNQWMNLIQINSIGSLAIKYPPSWKYLFGNVPSSEIY